A section of the Cutibacterium granulosum genome encodes:
- a CDS encoding amino acid permease: MGTSTSASTPDHHRPSRLTRPTRVPRPSQRPEALPGEPELQRGLSNRHLQLIAIGGAIGTGMFMGSSSTIHLAGPSIILVYTVIGVFMYFMMRALGEMLLSNLKYKSFRDIAEDMLGPWAGFISGWTYWFSWIVAAMGDMAAITGYAQYWWPNIARWVPATVLVLVLLLLNIIAIAVKFFGEAEFWFALIKLVAIAILLLVAIWLVATKFVSSSGEMATVSNLWNDGGFFPNGINGFLAGFQIAFFAFVGIELVGTAAAETKDPTTTLPKAINAIPVRLALFYVLALAAIMCVVPWRSVVPGVSPFVTVFGMAGFTAAAGVMNFVLLTAAASSDNSGLYSTSRMLYGLAHDGQANQIFGKLSRRRVPQNALLLSCVILLCGVSFLYMSDSIMESFALVTTVAALMFLFTWSLIMVCYLVYRKRWPELHEKSIYKMPGGVPMAWAVLGFYLFSLVVLCLDPVTRKAVMATPVWFILIVVMYFAHKRRAAKQNGLVTKSSVEEAQPHHEDGLDS; this comes from the coding sequence ATGGGTACATCCACATCTGCATCAACACCTGACCATCACCGCCCCTCACGACTGACTCGACCAACTCGCGTACCGCGACCATCACAGCGGCCAGAGGCCTTGCCCGGGGAGCCTGAGCTCCAGCGCGGTCTGAGCAATCGTCACCTGCAACTCATCGCCATCGGCGGAGCCATCGGCACCGGAATGTTCATGGGCTCCAGCAGCACCATCCATCTTGCTGGCCCATCGATCATCCTCGTCTACACCGTCATCGGCGTGTTCATGTACTTCATGATGCGGGCCCTGGGCGAGATGCTGTTGTCGAACCTCAAGTACAAGTCGTTCCGCGACATTGCCGAGGACATGCTTGGACCGTGGGCCGGGTTCATCTCCGGATGGACGTACTGGTTCTCATGGATCGTCGCAGCCATGGGTGACATGGCCGCCATCACCGGATATGCCCAGTACTGGTGGCCCAACATCGCCCGATGGGTCCCGGCAACCGTCCTCGTGCTCGTCCTGTTGCTGCTCAACATCATTGCTATTGCTGTGAAGTTCTTCGGTGAGGCCGAGTTCTGGTTCGCCCTCATCAAGCTGGTGGCCATCGCCATCCTGCTGCTGGTGGCCATCTGGTTGGTCGCCACGAAGTTCGTCTCGTCCAGTGGTGAGATGGCAACGGTTTCCAACCTGTGGAATGACGGCGGATTCTTCCCCAACGGGATCAACGGATTCCTCGCCGGATTCCAGATCGCCTTCTTCGCCTTCGTGGGGATCGAACTTGTCGGTACTGCTGCCGCCGAGACGAAGGATCCCACCACGACACTGCCGAAGGCCATCAACGCCATCCCGGTGCGACTGGCCCTGTTCTACGTGCTGGCCTTGGCTGCCATCATGTGTGTGGTTCCGTGGCGCAGCGTCGTGCCGGGCGTCAGCCCCTTCGTCACTGTCTTCGGCATGGCGGGGTTCACCGCTGCTGCTGGCGTCATGAACTTCGTCCTGCTCACCGCTGCCGCCTCCTCGGACAACTCCGGTCTATACTCGACCTCCCGGATGCTCTACGGATTGGCTCACGACGGGCAGGCCAACCAGATCTTCGGCAAGCTCTCCAGACGCCGTGTGCCGCAGAATGCCCTGCTCCTGTCATGCGTCATCCTGCTGTGTGGCGTGTCCTTCCTGTACATGTCCGACAGCATCATGGAGTCCTTCGCCCTCGTGACCACAGTCGCCGCACTCATGTTCCTGTTCACGTGGTCGCTCATCATGGTGTGTTATCTCGTCTACCGCAAACGCTGGCCGGAACTGCACGAGAAGTCGATCTACAAGATGCCCGGTGGGGTGCCGATGGCCTGGGCAGTGCTGGGGTTCTATCTCTTCAGCCTCGTTGTCCTGTGCCTGGATCCGGTCACCCGCAAGGCCGTCATGGCCACACCGGTGTGGTTCATCCTCATCGTCGTCATGTATTTCGCCCACAAGCGCCGTGCTGCCAAGCAGAATGGGCTTGTCACAAAATCATCAGTTGAGGAGGCACAACCCCACCACGAGGACGGATTGGACTCATGA
- a CDS encoding glutamate mutase L: MTVLTTLEIGSTITKANAFRVENDHLDHVGQGFAATSVSAGDVRIGADAAISQMRDQYGLALDAGEIFVNSSAAGGLRMTVHGLTSSMTARAAREAALGAGAIVVHTTVGPMDEFDVEDLCEARPNIVLLAGGVDHGEKRIVVDNARLIASAHLGVPVIYAGNAQARHRVETVFAEAGEPLTCVSNVFPQVDVLRIDPVRAVIQDVFNNHITAAPGMGGLAQLSTHDILPTPGAVLRATELFTEAVGDAVVVDVGGATTDVHSVTDGTLEWTSRTVDPEPRAKRTVEGDLGVFVNARHVAAMTAEGEDEERLSNLRAIPATDDESEVTRWLTRRAVEVGMGRHAGAVVELFTPTGKTQIVRGKDLTAVHWVIGTGGALTRVPGGDAILARMCTGAGTQLMPDAHATILIDRDYRFSALGTIASSYPDLVRETFARWVHEETGDPR, encoded by the coding sequence ATGACCGTACTGACCACGTTGGAGATCGGTTCGACGATCACCAAGGCCAATGCCTTCCGAGTCGAGAATGACCACCTCGACCATGTTGGGCAGGGATTTGCCGCCACATCGGTGAGTGCCGGTGACGTGCGGATCGGGGCCGACGCTGCGATCTCGCAGATGCGTGATCAGTACGGCCTGGCCTTGGACGCCGGGGAGATTTTCGTCAACTCCTCGGCGGCCGGAGGACTGCGGATGACAGTTCACGGTCTGACGAGTTCGATGACGGCCAGGGCTGCTCGTGAGGCAGCCCTGGGGGCCGGGGCCATCGTCGTGCACACGACGGTGGGCCCCATGGACGAGTTCGACGTCGAGGACCTGTGCGAGGCTCGTCCCAACATCGTCCTGTTGGCCGGCGGCGTCGACCACGGCGAGAAACGCATTGTCGTCGACAACGCCCGTCTGATCGCCTCGGCCCATCTGGGAGTTCCGGTGATCTACGCGGGCAACGCACAGGCCAGACATCGGGTCGAGACGGTGTTCGCCGAAGCTGGCGAACCACTCACCTGTGTGAGCAACGTCTTTCCCCAGGTTGATGTGCTGCGCATCGACCCAGTACGCGCCGTCATCCAGGACGTCTTCAACAACCACATCACCGCCGCACCGGGGATGGGCGGTTTGGCCCAGCTCTCCACGCACGACATCCTTCCCACGCCGGGAGCCGTGCTTCGGGCGACAGAATTGTTCACCGAGGCCGTGGGCGACGCCGTCGTCGTCGACGTCGGGGGTGCCACCACCGACGTGCACAGCGTCACCGACGGCACCTTGGAGTGGACCAGTCGCACTGTCGATCCCGAACCGCGGGCCAAACGCACCGTCGAGGGAGATCTCGGTGTGTTCGTCAATGCCCGGCACGTGGCCGCCATGACCGCTGAGGGCGAGGACGAGGAGCGGTTGTCAAACCTGCGTGCCATTCCTGCCACCGATGACGAGTCCGAGGTGACCAGGTGGCTCACTCGTCGAGCCGTCGAGGTCGGGATGGGTCGGCACGCCGGAGCCGTGGTGGAGCTGTTCACCCCGACCGGCAAGACCCAGATCGTGCGCGGCAAGGATCTCACCGCCGTGCACTGGGTCATCGGTACTGGCGGCGCCCTCACTCGAGTGCCCGGTGGGGACGCCATCCTGGCCCGCATGTGCACCGGTGCCGGGACCCAACTCATGCCAGATGCTCACGCCACCATTCTCATCGACCGGGATTACCGGTTTTCCGCCCTGGGCACCATTGCCAGTTCCTATCCCGACCTCGTGCGTGAGACCTTCGCACGTTGGGTCCACGAGGAGACAGGAGACCCACGATGA
- the ord gene encoding 2,4-diaminopentanoate dehydrogenase, with translation MNSNKKIRVVQWGLGAMGRGMAQLITTKEGLELVGAIDVNPALDGKDVGEVLGVDPLDVKVTTDPSSILDSSKVDVVTIATTSWVKNQIDDLSTILSAGVNVVSIAEEMSAPEAQNPELAEKLDDLAKANGVSIVGVGVNPGFVLDHLVVALTSGSQQVTKVEARRVNDLAPYGETVLRTQGVGTTPEEFEAGVADGSIVGHVGFPESVRLISDALGLGVDCVEQHVEPIIAKVARQARDRVIEPGRVAGCNHTAVGRRGDEEVIRLIHPQQVDPGAEGTETGDYITISGVPEISMCIQPEIAGGKATAGICVNTIPRIFAATPGLKRVIDLPSPSALMGPSAYERR, from the coding sequence ATGAATTCCAACAAGAAGATTCGCGTCGTTCAGTGGGGGCTGGGAGCGATGGGTCGCGGCATGGCCCAACTCATCACCACCAAGGAAGGACTGGAGCTCGTCGGAGCCATTGACGTCAACCCTGCTCTGGACGGCAAGGACGTCGGTGAGGTGCTCGGCGTCGATCCTCTCGACGTGAAGGTCACCACCGATCCCAGCTCCATCCTCGACTCGAGCAAGGTTGACGTCGTCACCATCGCCACCACTTCGTGGGTCAAGAACCAGATCGACGACCTCAGCACCATTCTGTCGGCCGGCGTCAACGTCGTGAGCATCGCCGAGGAGATGTCGGCACCAGAGGCCCAGAACCCCGAACTCGCCGAGAAACTCGACGACCTGGCCAAGGCCAACGGTGTCTCGATCGTTGGCGTGGGCGTCAATCCCGGATTCGTCCTGGACCACCTTGTCGTAGCCCTCACCTCCGGGTCCCAGCAGGTCACCAAGGTCGAGGCGAGGCGCGTCAACGACCTTGCCCCCTACGGTGAGACGGTGCTGCGCACCCAGGGCGTCGGCACCACTCCGGAGGAGTTCGAGGCCGGTGTTGCCGATGGTTCCATCGTCGGACACGTCGGCTTCCCCGAGTCGGTACGCCTCATCAGCGACGCCCTGGGACTGGGAGTGGACTGCGTCGAACAACACGTGGAGCCGATCATCGCCAAGGTGGCCCGTCAGGCCCGCGATCGCGTCATCGAACCCGGACGAGTGGCTGGTTGCAACCACACCGCCGTGGGCCGCCGCGGCGACGAGGAGGTCATCAGACTCATCCACCCCCAGCAGGTGGATCCCGGAGCCGAGGGCACCGAGACCGGCGATTACATCACCATCAGTGGTGTGCCGGAGATCTCCATGTGCATCCAGCCCGAGATCGCTGGTGGCAAGGCCACCGCAGGTATCTGCGTCAACACGATTCCACGCATCTTCGCCGCGACACCAGGACTCAAACGAGTCATCGACCTGCCTTCACCGAGCGCACTCATGGGTCCTTCTGCCTACGAGAGGCGCTGA
- a CDS encoding alanine/ornithine racemase family PLP-dependent enzyme, with amino-acid sequence MIRPTPRLEIHTDRIAENLHAIVGQCTEHGVQVAAVTKVLGAHPALLAALPNTGVSMVADSRLTNLERVAAADLGLPTLLLRPPAPRTAARTVQVADASLNSSLVTMQALSEAAEMVGTRHGIIIMVDVGDLREGVWPDHVVDLVSQTSHLPGLDILGLGTNLACYGGVIPTADKMELLVNLRDEASRVTGLPLELISGGNSANLPLMVSGQMPAQINQLRIGEAAILGRNTLDRSAWPGTRQDTVELVTGVVELERKPSIPQGERGQDAFGQTVKFVDRGVRLRAICDLGRQDVAPEDLTPVDPGHIVLGASSDHLIIDVTDGDTTLRVGSEIRLRPTYGGLLAASTCADVWKTSADER; translated from the coding sequence ATGATACGTCCCACCCCACGTCTGGAGATCCACACCGACCGAATCGCCGAGAACCTGCATGCCATCGTCGGACAGTGCACCGAACACGGTGTGCAGGTGGCCGCAGTCACGAAGGTTCTGGGGGCCCATCCCGCCCTCCTGGCAGCACTGCCGAACACCGGGGTGTCCATGGTTGCCGACTCCCGTCTGACCAATCTGGAACGTGTCGCAGCCGCTGATCTGGGGTTGCCCACCTTGCTGCTACGACCTCCGGCACCGCGTACTGCCGCACGCACCGTTCAGGTGGCCGACGCGTCGCTCAACTCGTCACTGGTGACCATGCAGGCTCTTTCGGAGGCCGCCGAGATGGTGGGCACCCGCCACGGGATCATCATCATGGTGGACGTCGGCGACCTGCGCGAGGGGGTGTGGCCCGACCACGTCGTCGACCTCGTCAGCCAGACAAGTCATCTGCCGGGACTCGACATCCTGGGGCTGGGGACGAATCTTGCCTGTTACGGAGGGGTCATCCCCACCGCTGACAAGATGGAACTGCTCGTGAACCTGCGTGACGAGGCCAGTCGCGTCACAGGCCTGCCGCTGGAACTCATCTCCGGGGGAAACTCGGCAAACCTGCCACTCATGGTCTCCGGCCAGATGCCAGCTCAAATCAATCAGTTGCGCATCGGCGAGGCTGCAATTCTGGGGCGCAACACTCTGGACCGCAGTGCGTGGCCGGGAACACGTCAGGACACGGTGGAACTCGTCACCGGGGTCGTCGAGCTGGAACGCAAGCCATCAATACCTCAAGGAGAACGTGGCCAGGACGCTTTCGGCCAGACGGTGAAATTCGTCGACAGAGGCGTGCGGTTGCGCGCAATCTGTGATTTGGGGCGTCAGGACGTCGCCCCCGAGGATCTCACTCCCGTCGACCCGGGCCACATCGTCCTGGGAGCGAGCAGTGACCATCTGATCATTGACGTCACCGACGGCGACACCACTCTGCGAGTGGGATCGGAGATCCGGCTGCGCCCCACCTACGGTGGGTTGCTCGCAGCGAGTACCTGCGCTGACGTGTGGAAAACGTCAGCAGACGAGAGGTGA
- the oraE gene encoding D-ornithine 4,5-aminomutase subunit OraE, with protein sequence MSTEYDALDPNEKLDIERIFEDLEHYHPRRKGWTWRNTPAEGVDMGDFHYKDMSTPLRNSQPLPAAKYFGGVDPQPAPVVTSEIASGHFEDDLRRMRMSAWNGADHIMVIRTTGQSHIDGLLEGTPEGIGGVPITRKELRASRKVCDLIEDEVGRPINFHSYVSGVAGPEVAVLFAEEGVNGAHQDPQYNVLYRNINAYRSYVDAGEAKKVMAGARIFQIDGAHNANATARYGWKVMPELMVQHGLNCMFSALVGMPKDLVGLSTVPPSAPPAPKLWYDLPYAVALRDLFSDYRMRAQQNTRYIESDLAEAIRTHTVDTLISMLTSADIQSTITPDEGRNLPWHVNSVRGVQTVKQTWSALDGIKEMVTVKRDGPLGSMVRDLKERAIGFLAEILHVGGYFVAVEDGFFVDSAEFPERNHDGIARDGQGGVSAGTVIERDPDYLAPVCDHFGTNNLPEGLDKPCDLIDGCTLCVPEKIVYIDELDPSDSVGVRLERTRPYRDGTKLRPEAEWAGDGVVLVQFTIPAGEDIAHEAALEMARQMGLEDPQVCNLQVLQPAEGCFVEVKGKVGFDVDPSKLTIPEKIELLPEDEMREFVKEHNVTVVAGTVGEDEHSVGLREILDIKHGGIEKWGVKYHYLGTSVPIEKMVDAAIETGADAILISTIISHNDIHRTMMRKLNDLATEKGIRDKTVLIAGGTQVSREMAAETGLDATFGRGSHGIDVLDAIVRGMRVRRGM encoded by the coding sequence ATGAGCACTGAGTACGACGCTCTCGACCCCAACGAGAAACTTGACATCGAGAGGATCTTCGAGGATCTCGAGCACTACCACCCTCGCCGCAAGGGTTGGACCTGGCGCAACACTCCTGCCGAGGGAGTCGACATGGGCGACTTCCACTACAAGGACATGTCGACGCCGCTGAGGAACAGTCAGCCATTGCCGGCTGCCAAGTACTTCGGCGGTGTGGACCCCCAGCCAGCCCCGGTCGTCACCTCCGAGATTGCCTCAGGTCATTTCGAGGACGACCTGCGTCGAATGCGCATGTCCGCCTGGAATGGTGCCGATCACATCATGGTGATCCGCACCACCGGCCAGAGTCACATCGACGGCCTGCTCGAGGGCACCCCCGAGGGCATCGGCGGCGTGCCGATCACTCGCAAGGAGCTGCGGGCCAGCCGCAAGGTCTGCGACCTCATCGAGGACGAGGTGGGCCGTCCGATCAACTTCCACTCATACGTCTCGGGTGTCGCCGGGCCGGAGGTGGCCGTCCTGTTCGCCGAGGAAGGCGTCAACGGTGCCCACCAGGATCCGCAGTACAACGTGCTGTACCGCAACATCAACGCCTACCGCAGCTATGTCGATGCCGGTGAGGCGAAGAAGGTCATGGCCGGGGCCAGGATCTTCCAGATCGACGGCGCCCACAATGCCAACGCCACGGCCCGGTACGGGTGGAAGGTCATGCCCGAGCTCATGGTGCAGCACGGCCTCAACTGCATGTTCTCGGCCCTGGTCGGAATGCCCAAGGACCTCGTCGGTCTGTCCACCGTGCCGCCGAGTGCCCCGCCAGCTCCCAAGCTGTGGTACGACCTGCCCTACGCCGTCGCCCTGCGTGACCTGTTCAGTGACTACCGCATGCGCGCCCAGCAGAACACCCGTTACATCGAGTCCGACCTCGCCGAGGCGATCCGCACCCACACTGTGGACACGCTCATCTCGATGCTCACCAGCGCCGACATCCAGAGCACCATCACCCCCGACGAAGGCCGCAACCTGCCCTGGCACGTCAACTCGGTGCGCGGCGTGCAGACCGTCAAGCAGACCTGGTCCGCCCTGGACGGCATCAAGGAGATGGTGACCGTCAAACGGGATGGTCCACTGGGCAGCATGGTGCGCGACCTCAAGGAGAGGGCCATCGGTTTCCTGGCCGAGATCCTGCACGTCGGTGGCTACTTCGTCGCCGTCGAGGACGGGTTCTTCGTCGACTCAGCCGAGTTCCCCGAGCGCAACCACGACGGCATCGCCCGTGATGGTCAGGGCGGCGTGTCCGCCGGCACCGTCATCGAACGTGACCCGGACTACTTGGCGCCAGTCTGTGACCACTTCGGCACCAACAACCTGCCCGAGGGGTTGGACAAGCCCTGCGACCTCATTGACGGCTGCACCCTGTGCGTGCCGGAGAAGATCGTCTACATCGACGAGTTGGACCCCTCCGACTCCGTCGGCGTGCGTCTGGAGCGCACCCGCCCCTACCGGGACGGCACGAAGCTGCGTCCGGAGGCCGAATGGGCCGGTGACGGCGTGGTTCTGGTGCAGTTCACCATCCCCGCTGGCGAGGACATCGCCCATGAGGCGGCTCTCGAGATGGCTCGTCAGATGGGTCTGGAGGATCCCCAGGTCTGCAACCTCCAGGTGCTGCAACCAGCAGAAGGATGCTTCGTCGAGGTCAAGGGAAAGGTCGGCTTCGACGTCGATCCGTCGAAACTCACGATCCCCGAGAAGATCGAGCTGCTGCCCGAGGATGAGATGCGCGAGTTCGTCAAGGAGCACAACGTCACCGTCGTCGCCGGCACCGTCGGTGAGGACGAGCACAGCGTGGGGCTGCGCGAAATCCTCGACATCAAGCACGGCGGCATCGAGAAGTGGGGCGTCAAGTACCACTACCTGGGCACCTCGGTGCCCATCGAGAAGATGGTCGACGCCGCCATCGAGACCGGTGCCGATGCCATCCTCATCTCGACGATCATCAGCCACAACGACATCCATCGCACGATGATGCGCAAGCTCAACGATCTGGCGACGGAGAAGGGCATCCGCGACAAGACCGTCCTCATTGCCGGCGGCACCCAGGTGAGCCGGGAGATGGCAGCCGAGACCGGCCTGGACGCCACCTTCGGTCGAGGTTCGCACGGTATCGACGTCCTTGACGCCATCGTGCGAGGCATGCGAGTTCGTCGGGGGATGTGA
- the oraS gene encoding D-ornithine 4,5-aminomutase subunit OraS, whose protein sequence is MSTADEERVARFEDLRAELATLDDDALKARFWQLCEEVMTPVVDFSRTHTTPSIERSVLLRMGIDSVTTHAVVENVLNAGLLGKGAGHAVLRLSRRDGIDLRAAAQRIADDPTVLDGLFDGSPLPSARATALQGAHHEH, encoded by the coding sequence ATGTCCACCGCCGATGAGGAGCGCGTGGCCCGCTTCGAGGACCTTCGCGCCGAACTGGCCACCTTGGATGACGACGCCCTCAAGGCCCGTTTCTGGCAGCTGTGCGAAGAAGTCATGACTCCGGTCGTCGACTTCTCCCGCACCCACACCACCCCGTCCATCGAACGTTCGGTACTGCTGCGCATGGGCATTGACTCGGTGACGACCCACGCCGTCGTGGAGAACGTGCTCAATGCGGGACTGCTCGGCAAGGGAGCCGGGCATGCCGTGCTGCGCCTTTCCCGTCGCGACGGCATCGACCTGCGCGCAGCCGCCCAGCGGATCGCCGACGATCCCACCGTCCTGGATGGGCTCTTCGACGGCAGCCCGCTGCCGTCAGCTCGAGCCACAGCACTGCAGGGAGCACATCATGAGCACTGA
- a CDS encoding 6-phosphofructokinase, whose translation MNAAVRSVVRSALSAGAEVFAILEGYQGMIDGGDGIREMSWDDVGSILHRGGTVIGTYRSAEMRERAGRLKAVHHLLERGIDRLIVIGGDGSLTGLNLLRTEWPGLLDELVASGQISQQTAEEHPNLMIAGLVGSIDNDLVGSDMTIGADTALHHIVSAIDDLSSTAASHQRSFVVEVMGRHCGYLALMAAVAGGADYVLVPEMPPAPGWEERMCAELRRGRQAGRRDSIVVVAEGATDREGNPIRSDYVREVLTNRLGEDTRVTILGHVQRGGKPSAYDRWASTLQGYHAVHELLTATPDSPGRVIGTCGNRVRRLDLMTAVHDTQQVPVLIKEGRYDEAMAMRGSSFTEMDAIFTELSEPARTAAELSGGPDSKRIAIMHAGGPAPGMNTAAQALARLGISRGHTMLGIRNGFVGLARGDIGELTWEDVEGWTGEGGAELGTRREMPGTGELYAISRALEDARVDGLIVVGGYAAYDTVHCMTTERDRYPAFHIPTVCLPASIDNNLPGSEFSIGADTALNVIVDAMDKIKESGIASRRCFVVETMGKTCGYLALMSGIAAGAERIYLNEEGISLDDLAHDVHWLRESFGNGRRIFLAVRNETASQNYTTDFIAKVLEEESHGMYDVRQVVLGHIQQGGSPSPFDRLLATQFSYHALNLLDELLATGRDDACCIGLSEGEIQSNNMLLMPSLVDVGTRRPREQWWLHLRKVAHTVSDEVRQPPNPSQSA comes from the coding sequence ATGAATGCTGCCGTGCGTTCCGTGGTGCGTTCGGCCTTGTCAGCAGGCGCTGAGGTGTTCGCCATCCTGGAGGGGTACCAGGGCATGATCGACGGCGGTGACGGCATCCGCGAGATGAGCTGGGACGACGTCGGCTCGATTCTGCACCGCGGCGGCACTGTCATCGGCACCTATCGCAGCGCCGAGATGCGGGAGCGCGCCGGTCGCCTCAAGGCAGTGCACCACCTGTTGGAGCGCGGTATCGATCGGCTCATCGTCATCGGCGGGGACGGGTCGCTGACCGGCCTCAACCTGCTACGAACCGAGTGGCCGGGCCTGCTCGATGAACTCGTCGCCTCCGGTCAGATCAGCCAGCAGACCGCCGAGGAGCATCCCAACCTCATGATTGCTGGGCTGGTGGGGTCCATCGACAACGACCTCGTCGGCTCCGACATGACGATCGGTGCCGACACCGCTCTGCACCACATCGTCTCGGCAATCGACGACCTCTCCTCCACCGCGGCAAGCCATCAGCGATCCTTCGTCGTGGAGGTCATGGGTCGTCACTGCGGATATCTGGCCCTCATGGCTGCGGTGGCCGGTGGCGCCGACTACGTGCTGGTCCCCGAAATGCCGCCGGCTCCAGGCTGGGAGGAACGCATGTGTGCCGAGCTGCGTCGGGGGCGACAGGCTGGCCGACGCGACTCGATCGTCGTCGTCGCCGAGGGTGCCACCGACCGCGAGGGCAACCCGATCCGCTCCGACTACGTGCGCGAGGTCCTCACCAACCGGCTCGGCGAGGACACCCGGGTGACGATCCTGGGGCACGTGCAACGTGGCGGCAAACCATCGGCCTACGACCGATGGGCGTCGACCCTGCAGGGGTACCACGCCGTCCACGAGCTGCTCACCGCCACCCCGGACTCCCCCGGTCGAGTCATCGGGACCTGCGGCAACCGAGTCCGTCGCCTCGACCTCATGACGGCGGTGCACGACACCCAGCAGGTGCCGGTGCTCATCAAGGAGGGTCGCTACGACGAGGCCATGGCCATGCGTGGCAGCTCATTCACCGAGATGGACGCCATCTTCACCGAGTTGTCCGAGCCAGCCCGCACCGCCGCCGAGCTCAGTGGCGGTCCGGACTCCAAACGCATCGCCATCATGCATGCCGGCGGACCAGCCCCCGGTATGAACACGGCCGCCCAAGCCCTTGCCAGGTTGGGAATTTCGCGAGGTCACACCATGCTGGGCATTCGCAACGGATTCGTCGGCCTGGCCAGGGGAGACATCGGAGAGCTCACCTGGGAGGACGTTGAAGGATGGACCGGTGAGGGCGGTGCCGAGCTCGGCACTCGCCGCGAGATGCCCGGCACCGGTGAGCTGTACGCCATCAGCCGAGCCCTGGAGGACGCTCGGGTCGATGGGCTCATCGTCGTCGGTGGCTACGCCGCCTACGACACCGTCCACTGCATGACCACCGAGCGGGACCGCTACCCCGCCTTCCACATTCCGACGGTGTGCCTGCCCGCATCGATCGACAACAATCTGCCCGGCTCGGAGTTCTCCATCGGCGCCGACACCGCACTCAACGTCATCGTCGACGCCATGGACAAGATCAAGGAGTCCGGTATCGCGTCCCGGCGCTGCTTCGTCGTGGAGACGATGGGCAAGACCTGCGGCTATCTGGCTCTCATGTCGGGGATTGCCGCAGGAGCCGAACGGATCTACCTCAATGAGGAGGGCATCAGCCTGGACGATCTCGCCCACGACGTGCACTGGCTGCGCGAATCATTCGGCAACGGTCGACGAATCTTCCTGGCAGTGCGCAACGAGACAGCCTCGCAGAACTACACCACCGACTTCATCGCGAAGGTCCTGGAGGAGGAGTCCCACGGCATGTACGACGTGCGTCAGGTGGTTCTGGGGCACATCCAGCAGGGTGGCTCACCTTCCCCGTTCGACCGGCTGCTCGCCACACAGTTCTCCTACCATGCCCTCAACCTGCTTGACGAGCTGCTCGCCACCGGTCGGGACGACGCCTGCTGCATCGGGCTGAGCGAGGGCGAGATCCAGTCGAACAACATGTTGCTCATGCCATCCCTGGTGGACGTCGGCACGCGTCGACCTCGCGAGCAGTGGTGGTTGCACCTGCGCAAGGTGGCTCACACCGTTTCCGACGAGGTTCGCCAGCCTCCGAACCCATCTCAATCTGCCTGA
- a CDS encoding Lrp/AsnC family transcriptional regulator, with amino-acid sequence MYEQLDRHLAHLVQMDPRISWARAGRLLDISPTTAAHRWQRLADEGLVWVTTFPNLDRHLTAIVEVDCRTESLPSAIATLCAHSMVVSVDETTGRRDLVLTIVAPDLPTLSDLVIDWIGSIPGVYNSRSAVVTAVAIGTESWRVNGLNLTEAERAQPHQTRELWALPNDELDQQLVTLLAKDGRASASDLARQLDVPTSTLHRHLQKVLASRQILMRCDVVPGLGNWTMECTWMATVAFNHKVRVLELLKQHPSLRSCLWVTGSDNLRVNFRVPHHGSIAKIEAETAKAIPGLAPTETIVHLRSHKSMGWMLDRAGRCTGNLVCPPLLKESVEA; translated from the coding sequence GTGTACGAACAGCTTGACCGTCATCTGGCCCATCTGGTTCAGATGGATCCGAGGATTTCCTGGGCCAGGGCCGGGCGTCTCCTGGACATCTCACCGACGACGGCAGCCCACAGATGGCAGCGACTGGCCGATGAGGGGCTGGTGTGGGTGACGACGTTCCCCAATCTTGACCGTCACCTCACGGCCATCGTTGAGGTGGACTGCCGAACCGAGTCCCTGCCCAGTGCCATCGCCACCTTGTGTGCCCACTCCATGGTGGTCTCCGTCGATGAGACGACCGGGCGTCGTGACCTCGTTCTCACCATCGTCGCTCCCGATCTGCCCACCCTCTCCGATCTCGTCATCGACTGGATCGGCAGCATTCCCGGGGTGTACAATTCGCGCAGTGCCGTGGTGACTGCGGTGGCGATCGGTACTGAATCATGGCGGGTCAACGGGCTGAACCTCACCGAGGCCGAACGTGCCCAGCCTCATCAAACTCGAGAACTGTGGGCCCTGCCCAATGACGAGCTCGATCAGCAACTCGTGACGCTGCTCGCCAAGGACGGTCGCGCCAGTGCCAGCGATCTGGCACGTCAACTCGATGTGCCCACCAGTACCTTGCATCGACACCTGCAGAAGGTGTTGGCGAGTCGCCAGATCCTCATGCGCTGTGATGTGGTTCCCGGATTGGGCAACTGGACGATGGAGTGCACCTGGATGGCGACCGTGGCCTTCAACCACAAGGTGCGGGTGCTCGAACTGCTCAAACAGCACCCCTCGCTGCGCTCCTGCCTGTGGGTGACGGGAAGCGACAATCTACGGGTCAACTTCCGGGTCCCCCATCATGGTTCCATCGCGAAGATCGAGGCGGAGACTGCCAAGGCCATTCCCGGCCTGGCACCCACCGAGACGATCGTGCATCTACGCAGCCACAAGTCGATGGGCTGGATGCTCGATCGTGCCGGGCGATGCACTGGTAACCTCGTCTGCCCTCCGCTGCTCAAGGAGTCAGTGGAGGCCTGA